GCTCGGCGGTGACGCCGGGTACGGCGGCCGCGATCCGGCGGGCGATCTCCTCGTCGGCGGTGTCGCCGGTGAACAGCCGGACGGGACGGCCCTCGGCGGCGAGCAGGCGCACGAACCGGGTCACGGTGGCCAGGTAGGCGCGGTGGATGTCGGCCGCTCGCGCGCGGTCGTCGTTGCCGCCGGTGTAGGCCATGACCCCCACCCCGACCGCACCGGTCGACGGCCGCGGCTGCGGGTCGGGCAGGCCGAACGCGAGGTCGGGGTGGACGGCGTCGCCGCGCACGTCGACGCCCATCCGCGCCATCGCCTGCCGCGAGTGTTCGTCGCGGTAGGAGCGGTGGTGCGCGAGCCGGGCCGCCGCCGTGATCACCCAGCGCGTGGCGGGGCGGCGCACGTACTCGGCGCCGGCCGCGACGAGCGCGACCTTCGTCCCGGTCAGCCGCGCGGTCAGCCCGAGCAGCAGCAGTGAGTAGGGAAATCCCCAGGGGCGCAACGGGAGCGTGGCCTCCAGCACCCCCATGCCGGGCACGATCACCACGTCGTGCCGGCGGACCCACCGGCCGATCCACAGCGGGTCGGCGAGTTTGCCGAACACCTTGGCGGGCAACGACTCCGTGCGGAACCAGTGCAGGCGCACCGCGGGCACGCCGAACCGCGTGCGGACC
The sequence above is a segment of the Amycolatopsis viridis genome. Coding sequences within it:
- a CDS encoding polysaccharide pyruvyl transferase family protein; its protein translation is MRIGVFGLLGQGNLGNDGSLAALLEFLRREHPDAVVDALCGGPAEVRTRFGVPAVRLHWFRTESLPAKVFGKLADPLWIGRWVRRHDVVIVPGMGVLEATLPLRPWGFPYSLLLLGLTARLTGTKVALVAAGAEYVRRPATRWVITAAARLAHHRSYRDEHSRQAMARMGVDVRGDAVHPDLAFGLPDPQPRPSTGAVGVGVMAYTGGNDDRARAADIHRAYLATVTRFVRLLAAEGRPVRLFTGDTADEEIARRIAAAVPGVTAEPVTSLADLMQRMAGVDVVVATRYHNVLCALKTVRPTVSLGYARKNDVLMDAMGLGEFCLSAREPDFDRLVDRFRAAEDRREELIAVLKDRNRVISERIRHQFATLSQSVVEGGRT